One Polynucleobacter sp. MG-5-Ahmo-C2 genomic window carries:
- a CDS encoding TerC family protein, translating to MESLLQLISDPNAWVAFLTLSALEIILGIDNIIFISVIANRLPLEIREKVRRFGLIFALITRILLLLSLSWVMGLTNPLLSFNDHAISGRDLILLLGGFFLIWKASKEIYVEVEVGEHGDDPSNPNSQNANKSMFALFVGSVLQIGLLDIIFSLDSVITAVGMVDEISVMIAAVLASVLIMLIAAKPIGDFVHRHPSIKVLALSFLTVVGVVLIAEGMGVHIPKGYVYVAMGFSLSVELLNIRSREKKKKNKD from the coding sequence ATGGAAAGTCTCTTGCAACTGATTAGCGACCCTAATGCATGGGTGGCATTTTTAACACTTTCAGCGCTAGAAATTATTCTAGGCATAGACAATATTATTTTTATCAGCGTCATTGCGAATAGGTTGCCCCTAGAGATCCGGGAAAAGGTACGGCGTTTTGGTTTAATTTTTGCTTTAATCACCCGCATTCTGTTATTGCTCAGCTTGTCATGGGTAATGGGCCTTACCAACCCACTCCTTAGCTTTAATGATCATGCAATCAGCGGCAGGGATCTGATTTTATTGCTAGGTGGCTTCTTCTTAATTTGGAAGGCATCCAAGGAGATCTATGTTGAAGTAGAAGTTGGCGAACATGGTGATGATCCTAGTAATCCAAATAGTCAAAACGCCAATAAATCAATGTTTGCTTTATTTGTTGGTTCAGTCCTGCAAATTGGCCTGCTGGATATCATCTTCTCGCTTGATAGCGTGATTACTGCTGTTGGTATGGTTGATGAAATCAGCGTCATGATTGCCGCAGTACTTGCTTCAGTCTTAATAATGCTGATTGCCGCAAAACCAATTGGTGATTTTGTCCATCGCCACCCCTCAATTAAAGTACTTGCCCTATCATTTTTAACCGTCGTTGGTGTAGTGCTGATTGCTGAGGGTATGGGCGTTCATATTCCCAAAGGCTACGTATATGTTGCAATGGGCTTCTCACTCTCCGTTGAGCTGCTCAATATTCGCTCTCGCGAAAAGAAGAAAAAGAACAAAGATTGA